Proteins encoded in a region of the Cydia pomonella isolate Wapato2018A chromosome 3, ilCydPomo1, whole genome shotgun sequence genome:
- the LOC133516123 gene encoding glutathione S-transferase D7-like isoform X3, translating into MRSFTFFTIFLVIYVNGTAAARSRMPAQPIKLYYLPPSPPCRAVMMLAKVMGLELDLEITNIMIGEHKTPEFLKMNPQHTIPTMDDNGFILWESRAIMAYLVNAYGRDDSLYPKNPRLRALVDARLNFDLGTLFLRYLNLYAPMLFHGEEYNEESAAKLDEALGWLNSMLEGRAFVAGDNMTIADITIVVTLTNLDALSYDFSAHDNVTKWFERMKKALEPYGYKDIDYEGAQVLASFIKKN; encoded by the exons ATGAGGAGTTTCACGTTTTTTACAATTTTCCTTGTAATTTACGTCAATGG CACCGCAGCAGCGCGCTCCAGAATGCCAGCCCAGCCGATTAAGCTGTACTACTTGCCGCCCTCCCCGCCGTGCCGGGCGGTCATGATGCTGGCGAAGGTCATGGGGCTGGAGCTAGATCTGGAGATCACAAACATCATGATTGGAGAACATAAGACTCCTGAGTTTTTAAAG ATGAATCCGCAGCACACGATACCAACGATGGATGACAATGGATTCATTCTATGGGAAAG TCGAGCAATAATGGCATACTTGGTGAACGCGTATGGGCGTGACGACTCTCTGTACCCGAAAAACCCTCGGCTCCGAGCGCTTGTCGACGCTCGACTGAACTTTGACCTGGGAACACTCTTTCTTCGATACTTAAATCTATAT GCTCCCATGCTATTTCATGGTGAGGAGTATAATGAAGAAAGTGCGGCCAAATTAGACGAAGCACTGGGGTGGCTGAACTCCATGCTAGAAGGACGAGCCTTCGTCGCCGGGGACAATATGACTATCGCCGACATCACAATTGTGGTCACTTTAACTAATCTTGAT GCACTCAGCTACGACTTCAGTGCCCACGACAATGTGACGAAATGGTTCGAAAGGATGAAGAAGGCTTTGGAGCCCTACGGATATAAAGATATAGACTACGAAGGCGCACAAGTATTAGCCTCtttcataaagaaaaattaa
- the LOC133516123 gene encoding glutathione S-transferase D7-like isoform X2 gives MGEYLEEEVKLFWEYVKRTAAARSRMPAQPIKLYYLPPSPPCRAVMMLAKVMGLELDLEITNIMIGEHKTPEFLKMNPQHTIPTMDDNGFILWESRAIMAYLVNAYGRDDSLYPKNPRLRALVDARLNFDLGTLFLRYLNLYAPMLFHGEEYNEESAAKLDEALGWLNSMLEGRAFVAGDNMTIADITIVVTLTNLDALSYDFSAHDNVTKWFERMKKALEPYGYKDIDYEGAQVLASFIKKN, from the exons CACCGCAGCAGCGCGCTCCAGAATGCCAGCCCAGCCGATTAAGCTGTACTACTTGCCGCCCTCCCCGCCGTGCCGGGCGGTCATGATGCTGGCGAAGGTCATGGGGCTGGAGCTAGATCTGGAGATCACAAACATCATGATTGGAGAACATAAGACTCCTGAGTTTTTAAAG ATGAATCCGCAGCACACGATACCAACGATGGATGACAATGGATTCATTCTATGGGAAAG TCGAGCAATAATGGCATACTTGGTGAACGCGTATGGGCGTGACGACTCTCTGTACCCGAAAAACCCTCGGCTCCGAGCGCTTGTCGACGCTCGACTGAACTTTGACCTGGGAACACTCTTTCTTCGATACTTAAATCTATAT GCTCCCATGCTATTTCATGGTGAGGAGTATAATGAAGAAAGTGCGGCCAAATTAGACGAAGCACTGGGGTGGCTGAACTCCATGCTAGAAGGACGAGCCTTCGTCGCCGGGGACAATATGACTATCGCCGACATCACAATTGTGGTCACTTTAACTAATCTTGAT GCACTCAGCTACGACTTCAGTGCCCACGACAATGTGACGAAATGGTTCGAAAGGATGAAGAAGGCTTTGGAGCCCTACGGATATAAAGATATAGACTACGAAGGCGCACAAGTATTAGCCTCtttcataaagaaaaattaa
- the LOC133516123 gene encoding glutathione S-transferase D7-like isoform X4: MDKTAAAKTQSANTAAARSRMPAQPIKLYYLPPSPPCRAVMMLAKVMGLELDLEITNIMIGEHKTPEFLKMNPQHTIPTMDDNGFILWESRAIMAYLVNAYGRDDSLYPKNPRLRALVDARLNFDLGTLFLRYLNLYAPMLFHGEEYNEESAAKLDEALGWLNSMLEGRAFVAGDNMTIADITIVVTLTNLDALSYDFSAHDNVTKWFERMKKALEPYGYKDIDYEGAQVLASFIKKN; this comes from the exons ATGGACAAAACCGCTGCGGCAAAAACACAATCAGCAAA CACCGCAGCAGCGCGCTCCAGAATGCCAGCCCAGCCGATTAAGCTGTACTACTTGCCGCCCTCCCCGCCGTGCCGGGCGGTCATGATGCTGGCGAAGGTCATGGGGCTGGAGCTAGATCTGGAGATCACAAACATCATGATTGGAGAACATAAGACTCCTGAGTTTTTAAAG ATGAATCCGCAGCACACGATACCAACGATGGATGACAATGGATTCATTCTATGGGAAAG TCGAGCAATAATGGCATACTTGGTGAACGCGTATGGGCGTGACGACTCTCTGTACCCGAAAAACCCTCGGCTCCGAGCGCTTGTCGACGCTCGACTGAACTTTGACCTGGGAACACTCTTTCTTCGATACTTAAATCTATAT GCTCCCATGCTATTTCATGGTGAGGAGTATAATGAAGAAAGTGCGGCCAAATTAGACGAAGCACTGGGGTGGCTGAACTCCATGCTAGAAGGACGAGCCTTCGTCGCCGGGGACAATATGACTATCGCCGACATCACAATTGTGGTCACTTTAACTAATCTTGAT GCACTCAGCTACGACTTCAGTGCCCACGACAATGTGACGAAATGGTTCGAAAGGATGAAGAAGGCTTTGGAGCCCTACGGATATAAAGATATAGACTACGAAGGCGCACAAGTATTAGCCTCtttcataaagaaaaattaa